From Macaca fascicularis isolate 582-1 chromosome 14, T2T-MFA8v1.1, a single genomic window includes:
- the CARNS1 gene encoding carnosine synthase 1 isoform X5 yields MDVGLDCKGSPEGTEARAWTVYYYSLLQSCLQQAGLPETQDRSQAPRTGNMLLCLSPAWLMKVPAPGQPGEAALLVSKAVSFHPGGLTFLDDFVPPRRATYFLAGLGLGPSRGREAAELARDLTCPTGASAELARLLEDRLLTRQLLAQQGGVAVPATLAFTYKPPGLLRGGDSSPGLRLVELSGKEGQETLVKEEVEAFLRSEALGDVLQVAVKLSGWRWRGRQALHLHPRAELGAVVNTVLALLEKLEEEESVLVEAVYPPVQLPCSDGPSPGPGLAVRICAVVCRTQGDRPLLSKVVCGVGRGDRPLRHHNSLPRTLEVALAQCGLGEEAQVAAVRQRVKAAAEAALTAMLALEAGLSAEQRGGRRAHTDFLGVDFALTAAGGMLTPVALELNGGLCLEACGALEGLWAAPRLGPAAAEAAAAPLVETMLRRSARCLMEGKQLLVVGAGGVSKKFVWEAARDYGLQLHLVESDPNHFASQLVQTFIHFDMTEHRRDEENARLLAELVRARGLKLDGCFSYWDDCLVLTALLCQELGLPCSPPAAMRLAKKKSLTQLHLLRHHGPPWPAPSLHAVPCCPLESEADVERAVHQVPLPGVMKLEFGAGAVGVRLVEDAPQCHEHFSRITRDLQGEADHPGIGLGWGNAMLLMEFVEGTEHDVDLVLFGGRLLAAFVSDNGPTRLPGFTETAACMPTGLASEQEAQMVQAAFRCCLGCGLLDGVFNVELKLTGAGPRLIEINPRMGGFYLRDWILELYGVDLLLAAVMVACGLRPALPTRPRARGHLVGVMCLVSQHLQALSSTASRETLQALHDRGLLRLNLLEEALVPGEYEEPYCSVACAGSSPTEARLRLLGLCQGLGIDGPSYPVAHFLSHFK; encoded by the exons ATG GACGTGGGCCTGGACTGCAAGGGATCCCCCGAGGGGACCGAGGCCCGGGCCTGGACTGTCTACTACTACAGCCTCCTGCAGAGCTGTCTGCAGCAAGCTGGCCTTCCGGAGACCCAGGACCGCAGCCAGGCGCCCCGCACAG GAAACATGCTCCTTTGCCTGTCCCCTGCTTGGTTGATGAAGGTGCCAGCACCTGGGCAGCCGGGTGAGGCAGCCCTGCTGGTCTCCAAGGCTGTGAGCTTCCACCCTGGGGGCCTGACATTCCTGGATGACTTTGTCCCCCCACGCCGTGCCACCTACTTTCTGGCAGGCCTGGGTCTGGGGCCCAGCCGGGGCCGAGAGGCAGCAGAGCTCGCCCGTGACCTGACCTGCCCCACAGGAGCTTCGGCTGAGCTGGCCCGGCTGCTGGAGGACCGGCTGCTGACAAGGCAGTTGCTGGCCCAGCAGGGTGGTGTGGCTGTGCCAGCGACCCTGGCATTCACTTACAAGCCGCCAGGGCTGCTGCGCGGAGGGGATTCCAGCCCAGGGCTACGGCTGGTGGAGCTGAGTGGCAAAGAGGGCCAAGAGACGCTGGTGAAAGAGGAAGTGGAGGCTTTTCTGCGCTCCGAGGCCCTGGGTGATGTCCTGCAG GTGGCTGTGAAGCTCAGTGGCTGGCGCTGGCGGGGGCGGCAGGCATTGCATCTGCACCCACGggcagagctgggtgcagtggtgaaCACAGTGCTGGCACTGCTGgagaagctggaggaggaggagagtgtCCTGGTGGAGGCTGTGTACCCACCTGTCCAGCTGCCCTGCTCAG ATGGTCCTTcacctggccctggcctggccgTGCGAATCTGTGCTGTGGTGTGTCGGACACAGGGTGATAGGCCACTGCTGAGCAAG GTGGTGTGCGGCGTGGGCCGCGGAGACCGGCCTCTACGGCACCACAACTCCCTGCCGAGGACGCTGGAGGTGGCGCTGGCCCAGTGCGGCCTGGGCGAGGAGGCGCAGGTGGCGGCCGTGCGGCAGCGCGTTAAGGCGGCGGCCGAGGCCGCGCTGACTGCCATGCTGGCTCTGGAGGCCGGCCTGAGTGCCGAGCAGCGCGGCGGGCGCCGGGCGCACACGGACTTCCTGG GCGTGGATTTCGCGCTGACAGCGGCCGGCGGCATGCTGACCCCCGTGGCCCTGGAGCTGAACGGCGGCCTGTGCCTGGAGGCGTGTGGCGCGCTCGAGGGGCTGTGGGCCGCGCCGCGGCTGGGGCCGGCAGCCGCCGAGGCGGCGGCCGCGCCGCTGGTGGAGACCATGCTACGGCGGTCGGCGCGCTGCCTCATGGAGGGCAAGCAGCTGCTGGTGGTCGGCGCGGGCGGCGTCAGCAAGAAGTTCGTGTGGGAAGCGGCGCGCGACTACGGGCTCCAG CTGCACCTCGTGGAGTCAGACCCCAACCACTTTGCATCCCAGTTGGTACAGACCTTCATCCACTTTGACATGACCGAGCACCGGAGGGATGAGGAGAATGCACGGCTGCTGGCAGAGTTGGTGCGGGCTCGCGGCCTAAAGCTAGATGGCTGCTTCTCCTACTGGGACGACTGCCTGGTGCTCACAGCCCTGCTCTGCCAGGAGCTGGGTCTGCCCTGCAGCCCCCCAGCTGCCAtgcgcctggccaagaagaaAAGCCTCACCCAGCTGCACCTGTTGCGCCACCATGGCCCACCCTGGCCTGCGCCCTCCCTCCATGCTGTGCCCTGCTGCCCACTGGAGAGCGAGGCTGATGTGGAGAGGGCCGTGCACCAGGTACCCCTGCCGGGTGTCATGAAGCTGGAGTTcggggcaggtgcagtgggcgTGCGGCTGGTAGAGGATGCACCACAGTGCCATGAGCACTTTTCCCGGATTACCCGAGACTTGCAGGGCGAGGCCGACCACCCGGGCattgggctgggctggggcaaTGCCATGCTGCTGATGGAGTTTGTGGAGGGCACCGAGCACGATGTGGACCTGGTGTTGTTTGGTGGGCGGCTGCTGGCTGCCTTTGTCTCCGACAATGGCCCTACCAGGCTGCCTGGCTTCACTGAGACGGCGGCCTGCATGCCCACCGGGCTGGCATCAGAGCAGGAGGCACAGATGGTGCAGGCAGCCTTCCGCTGTTGCCTGGGCTGCGGGCTGCTTGATGGGGTCTTCAACGTGGAGCTCAAGCTGACCGGGGCTGGGCCTCGGCTTATCGAGATCAACCCCCGCATGGGTGGCTTCTACCTGCGTGATTGGATCCTGGAGCTCTATGGCGTGGACCTGCTGCTGGCTGCTGTTATGGTGGCCTGCGGCCTGCGTCCTGCCCTGCCCACCCGCCCACGTGCTCGTGGCCACCTGGTAGGCGTCATGTGCCTTGTGTCCCAGCACCTGCAGGCCCTGAGTTCCACTGCCAGCCGTGAGACCCTGCAGGCCCTGCACGACCGTGGCCTGCTACGCCTCAATCTGCTGGAGGAGGCCCTGGTGCCTGGGGAGTACGAGGAGCCCTACTGCAGTGTGGCCTGTGCCGGGTCCAGTCCCACCGAGGCCCGCCTCCGCCTGCTGGGCCTCTGCCAGGGCCTGGGCATTGACGGGCCCAGCTACCCTGTTGCTCACTTCCTGTCTCACTTCAAATAG
- the CARNS1 gene encoding carnosine synthase 1 isoform X1 — MLSLDPSGPEWDCPLGSKDLEDEGPWGGGSGLPPTGCFPGSWRQDVGLDCKGSPEGTEARAWTVYYYSLLQSCLQQAGLPETQDRSQAPRTGCPGAEVTLCVLGSPSTFLPVLLEGGVQSPGNMLLCLSPAWLMKVPAPGQPGEAALLVSKAVSFHPGGLTFLDDFVPPRRATYFLAGLGLGPSRGREAAELARDLTCPTGASAELARLLEDRLLTRQLLAQQGGVAVPATLAFTYKPPGLLRGGDSSPGLRLVELSGKEGQETLVKEEVEAFLRSEALGDVLQVAVKLSGWRWRGRQALHLHPRAELGAVVNTVLALLEKLEEEESVLVEAVYPPVQLPCSDGPSPGPGLAVRICAVVCRTQGDRPLLSKVVCGVGRGDRPLRHHNSLPRTLEVALAQCGLGEEAQVAAVRQRVKAAAEAALTAMLALEAGLSAEQRGGRRAHTDFLGVDFALTAAGGMLTPVALELNGGLCLEACGALEGLWAAPRLGPAAAEAAAAPLVETMLRRSARCLMEGKQLLVVGAGGVSKKFVWEAARDYGLQLHLVESDPNHFASQLVQTFIHFDMTEHRRDEENARLLAELVRARGLKLDGCFSYWDDCLVLTALLCQELGLPCSPPAAMRLAKKKSLTQLHLLRHHGPPWPAPSLHAVPCCPLESEADVERAVHQVPLPGVMKLEFGAGAVGVRLVEDAPQCHEHFSRITRDLQGEADHPGIGLGWGNAMLLMEFVEGTEHDVDLVLFGGRLLAAFVSDNGPTRLPGFTETAACMPTGLASEQEAQMVQAAFRCCLGCGLLDGVFNVELKLTGAGPRLIEINPRMGGFYLRDWILELYGVDLLLAAVMVACGLRPALPTRPRARGHLVGVMCLVSQHLQALSSTASRETLQALHDRGLLRLNLLEEALVPGEYEEPYCSVACAGSSPTEARLRLLGLCQGLGIDGPSYPVAHFLSHFK, encoded by the exons ATG CTCTCCCTGGATCCATCTGGTCCCGAGTGGGATTGCCCACTGGGCTCCAAGGACCTGGAGGATGAGGGCCCCTGGGGAGGGGGCTCTGGCCTGCCGCCCACAGGCTGCTTCCCTGGCTCCTGGCGCCAGGACGTGGGCCTGGACTGCAAGGGATCCCCCGAGGGGACCGAGGCCCGGGCCTGGACTGTCTACTACTACAGCCTCCTGCAGAGCTGTCTGCAGCAAGCTGGCCTTCCGGAGACCCAGGACCGCAGCCAGGCGCCCCGCACAG GCTGTCCTGGGGCGGAGGTGACCTTGTGCGTTCTGGGCTCCCCCAGCACCTTTCTGCCTGTGCTGCTGGAGGGTGGGGTCCAGAGCCCGG GAAACATGCTCCTTTGCCTGTCCCCTGCTTGGTTGATGAAGGTGCCAGCACCTGGGCAGCCGGGTGAGGCAGCCCTGCTGGTCTCCAAGGCTGTGAGCTTCCACCCTGGGGGCCTGACATTCCTGGATGACTTTGTCCCCCCACGCCGTGCCACCTACTTTCTGGCAGGCCTGGGTCTGGGGCCCAGCCGGGGCCGAGAGGCAGCAGAGCTCGCCCGTGACCTGACCTGCCCCACAGGAGCTTCGGCTGAGCTGGCCCGGCTGCTGGAGGACCGGCTGCTGACAAGGCAGTTGCTGGCCCAGCAGGGTGGTGTGGCTGTGCCAGCGACCCTGGCATTCACTTACAAGCCGCCAGGGCTGCTGCGCGGAGGGGATTCCAGCCCAGGGCTACGGCTGGTGGAGCTGAGTGGCAAAGAGGGCCAAGAGACGCTGGTGAAAGAGGAAGTGGAGGCTTTTCTGCGCTCCGAGGCCCTGGGTGATGTCCTGCAG GTGGCTGTGAAGCTCAGTGGCTGGCGCTGGCGGGGGCGGCAGGCATTGCATCTGCACCCACGggcagagctgggtgcagtggtgaaCACAGTGCTGGCACTGCTGgagaagctggaggaggaggagagtgtCCTGGTGGAGGCTGTGTACCCACCTGTCCAGCTGCCCTGCTCAG ATGGTCCTTcacctggccctggcctggccgTGCGAATCTGTGCTGTGGTGTGTCGGACACAGGGTGATAGGCCACTGCTGAGCAAG GTGGTGTGCGGCGTGGGCCGCGGAGACCGGCCTCTACGGCACCACAACTCCCTGCCGAGGACGCTGGAGGTGGCGCTGGCCCAGTGCGGCCTGGGCGAGGAGGCGCAGGTGGCGGCCGTGCGGCAGCGCGTTAAGGCGGCGGCCGAGGCCGCGCTGACTGCCATGCTGGCTCTGGAGGCCGGCCTGAGTGCCGAGCAGCGCGGCGGGCGCCGGGCGCACACGGACTTCCTGG GCGTGGATTTCGCGCTGACAGCGGCCGGCGGCATGCTGACCCCCGTGGCCCTGGAGCTGAACGGCGGCCTGTGCCTGGAGGCGTGTGGCGCGCTCGAGGGGCTGTGGGCCGCGCCGCGGCTGGGGCCGGCAGCCGCCGAGGCGGCGGCCGCGCCGCTGGTGGAGACCATGCTACGGCGGTCGGCGCGCTGCCTCATGGAGGGCAAGCAGCTGCTGGTGGTCGGCGCGGGCGGCGTCAGCAAGAAGTTCGTGTGGGAAGCGGCGCGCGACTACGGGCTCCAG CTGCACCTCGTGGAGTCAGACCCCAACCACTTTGCATCCCAGTTGGTACAGACCTTCATCCACTTTGACATGACCGAGCACCGGAGGGATGAGGAGAATGCACGGCTGCTGGCAGAGTTGGTGCGGGCTCGCGGCCTAAAGCTAGATGGCTGCTTCTCCTACTGGGACGACTGCCTGGTGCTCACAGCCCTGCTCTGCCAGGAGCTGGGTCTGCCCTGCAGCCCCCCAGCTGCCAtgcgcctggccaagaagaaAAGCCTCACCCAGCTGCACCTGTTGCGCCACCATGGCCCACCCTGGCCTGCGCCCTCCCTCCATGCTGTGCCCTGCTGCCCACTGGAGAGCGAGGCTGATGTGGAGAGGGCCGTGCACCAGGTACCCCTGCCGGGTGTCATGAAGCTGGAGTTcggggcaggtgcagtgggcgTGCGGCTGGTAGAGGATGCACCACAGTGCCATGAGCACTTTTCCCGGATTACCCGAGACTTGCAGGGCGAGGCCGACCACCCGGGCattgggctgggctggggcaaTGCCATGCTGCTGATGGAGTTTGTGGAGGGCACCGAGCACGATGTGGACCTGGTGTTGTTTGGTGGGCGGCTGCTGGCTGCCTTTGTCTCCGACAATGGCCCTACCAGGCTGCCTGGCTTCACTGAGACGGCGGCCTGCATGCCCACCGGGCTGGCATCAGAGCAGGAGGCACAGATGGTGCAGGCAGCCTTCCGCTGTTGCCTGGGCTGCGGGCTGCTTGATGGGGTCTTCAACGTGGAGCTCAAGCTGACCGGGGCTGGGCCTCGGCTTATCGAGATCAACCCCCGCATGGGTGGCTTCTACCTGCGTGATTGGATCCTGGAGCTCTATGGCGTGGACCTGCTGCTGGCTGCTGTTATGGTGGCCTGCGGCCTGCGTCCTGCCCTGCCCACCCGCCCACGTGCTCGTGGCCACCTGGTAGGCGTCATGTGCCTTGTGTCCCAGCACCTGCAGGCCCTGAGTTCCACTGCCAGCCGTGAGACCCTGCAGGCCCTGCACGACCGTGGCCTGCTACGCCTCAATCTGCTGGAGGAGGCCCTGGTGCCTGGGGAGTACGAGGAGCCCTACTGCAGTGTGGCCTGTGCCGGGTCCAGTCCCACCGAGGCCCGCCTCCGCCTGCTGGGCCTCTGCCAGGGCCTGGGCATTGACGGGCCCAGCTACCCTGTTGCTCACTTCCTGTCTCACTTCAAATAG
- the CARNS1 gene encoding carnosine synthase 1 isoform X4, producing MLLCLSPAWLMKVPAPGQPGEAALLVSKAVSFHPGGLTFLDDFVPPRRATYFLAGLGLGPSRGREAAELARDLTCPTGASAELARLLEDRLLTRQLLAQQGGVAVPATLAFTYKPPGLLRGGDSSPGLRLVELSGKEGQETLVKEEVEAFLRSEALGDVLQVAVKLSGWRWRGRQALHLHPRAELGAVVNTVLALLEKLEEEESVLVEAVYPPVQLPCSDGPSPGPGLAVRICAVVCRTQGDRPLLSKVVCGVGRGDRPLRHHNSLPRTLEVALAQCGLGEEAQVAAVRQRVKAAAEAALTAMLALEAGLSAEQRGGRRAHTDFLGVDFALTAAGGMLTPVALELNGGLCLEACGALEGLWAAPRLGPAAAEAAAAPLVETMLRRSARCLMEGKQLLVVGAGGVSKKFVWEAARDYGLQLHLVESDPNHFASQLVQTFIHFDMTEHRRDEENARLLAELVRARGLKLDGCFSYWDDCLVLTALLCQELGLPCSPPAAMRLAKKKSLTQLHLLRHHGPPWPAPSLHAVPCCPLESEADVERAVHQVPLPGVMKLEFGAGAVGVRLVEDAPQCHEHFSRITRDLQGEADHPGIGLGWGNAMLLMEFVEGTEHDVDLVLFGGRLLAAFVSDNGPTRLPGFTETAACMPTGLASEQEAQMVQAAFRCCLGCGLLDGVFNVELKLTGAGPRLIEINPRMGGFYLRDWILELYGVDLLLAAVMVACGLRPALPTRPRARGHLVGVMCLVSQHLQALSSTASRETLQALHDRGLLRLNLLEEALVPGEYEEPYCSVACAGSSPTEARLRLLGLCQGLGIDGPSYPVAHFLSHFK from the exons ATGCTCCTTTGCCTGTCCCCTGCTTGGTTGATGAAGGTGCCAGCACCTGGGCAGCCGGGTGAGGCAGCCCTGCTGGTCTCCAAGGCTGTGAGCTTCCACCCTGGGGGCCTGACATTCCTGGATGACTTTGTCCCCCCACGCCGTGCCACCTACTTTCTGGCAGGCCTGGGTCTGGGGCCCAGCCGGGGCCGAGAGGCAGCAGAGCTCGCCCGTGACCTGACCTGCCCCACAGGAGCTTCGGCTGAGCTGGCCCGGCTGCTGGAGGACCGGCTGCTGACAAGGCAGTTGCTGGCCCAGCAGGGTGGTGTGGCTGTGCCAGCGACCCTGGCATTCACTTACAAGCCGCCAGGGCTGCTGCGCGGAGGGGATTCCAGCCCAGGGCTACGGCTGGTGGAGCTGAGTGGCAAAGAGGGCCAAGAGACGCTGGTGAAAGAGGAAGTGGAGGCTTTTCTGCGCTCCGAGGCCCTGGGTGATGTCCTGCAG GTGGCTGTGAAGCTCAGTGGCTGGCGCTGGCGGGGGCGGCAGGCATTGCATCTGCACCCACGggcagagctgggtgcagtggtgaaCACAGTGCTGGCACTGCTGgagaagctggaggaggaggagagtgtCCTGGTGGAGGCTGTGTACCCACCTGTCCAGCTGCCCTGCTCAG ATGGTCCTTcacctggccctggcctggccgTGCGAATCTGTGCTGTGGTGTGTCGGACACAGGGTGATAGGCCACTGCTGAGCAAG GTGGTGTGCGGCGTGGGCCGCGGAGACCGGCCTCTACGGCACCACAACTCCCTGCCGAGGACGCTGGAGGTGGCGCTGGCCCAGTGCGGCCTGGGCGAGGAGGCGCAGGTGGCGGCCGTGCGGCAGCGCGTTAAGGCGGCGGCCGAGGCCGCGCTGACTGCCATGCTGGCTCTGGAGGCCGGCCTGAGTGCCGAGCAGCGCGGCGGGCGCCGGGCGCACACGGACTTCCTGG GCGTGGATTTCGCGCTGACAGCGGCCGGCGGCATGCTGACCCCCGTGGCCCTGGAGCTGAACGGCGGCCTGTGCCTGGAGGCGTGTGGCGCGCTCGAGGGGCTGTGGGCCGCGCCGCGGCTGGGGCCGGCAGCCGCCGAGGCGGCGGCCGCGCCGCTGGTGGAGACCATGCTACGGCGGTCGGCGCGCTGCCTCATGGAGGGCAAGCAGCTGCTGGTGGTCGGCGCGGGCGGCGTCAGCAAGAAGTTCGTGTGGGAAGCGGCGCGCGACTACGGGCTCCAG CTGCACCTCGTGGAGTCAGACCCCAACCACTTTGCATCCCAGTTGGTACAGACCTTCATCCACTTTGACATGACCGAGCACCGGAGGGATGAGGAGAATGCACGGCTGCTGGCAGAGTTGGTGCGGGCTCGCGGCCTAAAGCTAGATGGCTGCTTCTCCTACTGGGACGACTGCCTGGTGCTCACAGCCCTGCTCTGCCAGGAGCTGGGTCTGCCCTGCAGCCCCCCAGCTGCCAtgcgcctggccaagaagaaAAGCCTCACCCAGCTGCACCTGTTGCGCCACCATGGCCCACCCTGGCCTGCGCCCTCCCTCCATGCTGTGCCCTGCTGCCCACTGGAGAGCGAGGCTGATGTGGAGAGGGCCGTGCACCAGGTACCCCTGCCGGGTGTCATGAAGCTGGAGTTcggggcaggtgcagtgggcgTGCGGCTGGTAGAGGATGCACCACAGTGCCATGAGCACTTTTCCCGGATTACCCGAGACTTGCAGGGCGAGGCCGACCACCCGGGCattgggctgggctggggcaaTGCCATGCTGCTGATGGAGTTTGTGGAGGGCACCGAGCACGATGTGGACCTGGTGTTGTTTGGTGGGCGGCTGCTGGCTGCCTTTGTCTCCGACAATGGCCCTACCAGGCTGCCTGGCTTCACTGAGACGGCGGCCTGCATGCCCACCGGGCTGGCATCAGAGCAGGAGGCACAGATGGTGCAGGCAGCCTTCCGCTGTTGCCTGGGCTGCGGGCTGCTTGATGGGGTCTTCAACGTGGAGCTCAAGCTGACCGGGGCTGGGCCTCGGCTTATCGAGATCAACCCCCGCATGGGTGGCTTCTACCTGCGTGATTGGATCCTGGAGCTCTATGGCGTGGACCTGCTGCTGGCTGCTGTTATGGTGGCCTGCGGCCTGCGTCCTGCCCTGCCCACCCGCCCACGTGCTCGTGGCCACCTGGTAGGCGTCATGTGCCTTGTGTCCCAGCACCTGCAGGCCCTGAGTTCCACTGCCAGCCGTGAGACCCTGCAGGCCCTGCACGACCGTGGCCTGCTACGCCTCAATCTGCTGGAGGAGGCCCTGGTGCCTGGGGAGTACGAGGAGCCCTACTGCAGTGTGGCCTGTGCCGGGTCCAGTCCCACCGAGGCCCGCCTCCGCCTGCTGGGCCTCTGCCAGGGCCTGGGCATTGACGGGCCCAGCTACCCTGTTGCTCACTTCCTGTCTCACTTCAAATAG
- the CARNS1 gene encoding carnosine synthase 1 isoform X3, whose product MDVGLDCKGSPEGTEARAWTVYYYSLLQSCLQQAGLPETQDRSQAPRTGCPGAEVTLCVLGSPSTFLPVLLEGGVQSPGNMLLCLSPAWLMKVPAPGQPGEAALLVSKAVSFHPGGLTFLDDFVPPRRATYFLAGLGLGPSRGREAAELARDLTCPTGASAELARLLEDRLLTRQLLAQQGGVAVPATLAFTYKPPGLLRGGDSSPGLRLVELSGKEGQETLVKEEVEAFLRSEALGDVLQVAVKLSGWRWRGRQALHLHPRAELGAVVNTVLALLEKLEEEESVLVEAVYPPVQLPCSDGPSPGPGLAVRICAVVCRTQGDRPLLSKVVCGVGRGDRPLRHHNSLPRTLEVALAQCGLGEEAQVAAVRQRVKAAAEAALTAMLALEAGLSAEQRGGRRAHTDFLGVDFALTAAGGMLTPVALELNGGLCLEACGALEGLWAAPRLGPAAAEAAAAPLVETMLRRSARCLMEGKQLLVVGAGGVSKKFVWEAARDYGLQLHLVESDPNHFASQLVQTFIHFDMTEHRRDEENARLLAELVRARGLKLDGCFSYWDDCLVLTALLCQELGLPCSPPAAMRLAKKKSLTQLHLLRHHGPPWPAPSLHAVPCCPLESEADVERAVHQVPLPGVMKLEFGAGAVGVRLVEDAPQCHEHFSRITRDLQGEADHPGIGLGWGNAMLLMEFVEGTEHDVDLVLFGGRLLAAFVSDNGPTRLPGFTETAACMPTGLASEQEAQMVQAAFRCCLGCGLLDGVFNVELKLTGAGPRLIEINPRMGGFYLRDWILELYGVDLLLAAVMVACGLRPALPTRPRARGHLVGVMCLVSQHLQALSSTASRETLQALHDRGLLRLNLLEEALVPGEYEEPYCSVACAGSSPTEARLRLLGLCQGLGIDGPSYPVAHFLSHFK is encoded by the exons ATG GACGTGGGCCTGGACTGCAAGGGATCCCCCGAGGGGACCGAGGCCCGGGCCTGGACTGTCTACTACTACAGCCTCCTGCAGAGCTGTCTGCAGCAAGCTGGCCTTCCGGAGACCCAGGACCGCAGCCAGGCGCCCCGCACAG GCTGTCCTGGGGCGGAGGTGACCTTGTGCGTTCTGGGCTCCCCCAGCACCTTTCTGCCTGTGCTGCTGGAGGGTGGGGTCCAGAGCCCGG GAAACATGCTCCTTTGCCTGTCCCCTGCTTGGTTGATGAAGGTGCCAGCACCTGGGCAGCCGGGTGAGGCAGCCCTGCTGGTCTCCAAGGCTGTGAGCTTCCACCCTGGGGGCCTGACATTCCTGGATGACTTTGTCCCCCCACGCCGTGCCACCTACTTTCTGGCAGGCCTGGGTCTGGGGCCCAGCCGGGGCCGAGAGGCAGCAGAGCTCGCCCGTGACCTGACCTGCCCCACAGGAGCTTCGGCTGAGCTGGCCCGGCTGCTGGAGGACCGGCTGCTGACAAGGCAGTTGCTGGCCCAGCAGGGTGGTGTGGCTGTGCCAGCGACCCTGGCATTCACTTACAAGCCGCCAGGGCTGCTGCGCGGAGGGGATTCCAGCCCAGGGCTACGGCTGGTGGAGCTGAGTGGCAAAGAGGGCCAAGAGACGCTGGTGAAAGAGGAAGTGGAGGCTTTTCTGCGCTCCGAGGCCCTGGGTGATGTCCTGCAG GTGGCTGTGAAGCTCAGTGGCTGGCGCTGGCGGGGGCGGCAGGCATTGCATCTGCACCCACGggcagagctgggtgcagtggtgaaCACAGTGCTGGCACTGCTGgagaagctggaggaggaggagagtgtCCTGGTGGAGGCTGTGTACCCACCTGTCCAGCTGCCCTGCTCAG ATGGTCCTTcacctggccctggcctggccgTGCGAATCTGTGCTGTGGTGTGTCGGACACAGGGTGATAGGCCACTGCTGAGCAAG GTGGTGTGCGGCGTGGGCCGCGGAGACCGGCCTCTACGGCACCACAACTCCCTGCCGAGGACGCTGGAGGTGGCGCTGGCCCAGTGCGGCCTGGGCGAGGAGGCGCAGGTGGCGGCCGTGCGGCAGCGCGTTAAGGCGGCGGCCGAGGCCGCGCTGACTGCCATGCTGGCTCTGGAGGCCGGCCTGAGTGCCGAGCAGCGCGGCGGGCGCCGGGCGCACACGGACTTCCTGG GCGTGGATTTCGCGCTGACAGCGGCCGGCGGCATGCTGACCCCCGTGGCCCTGGAGCTGAACGGCGGCCTGTGCCTGGAGGCGTGTGGCGCGCTCGAGGGGCTGTGGGCCGCGCCGCGGCTGGGGCCGGCAGCCGCCGAGGCGGCGGCCGCGCCGCTGGTGGAGACCATGCTACGGCGGTCGGCGCGCTGCCTCATGGAGGGCAAGCAGCTGCTGGTGGTCGGCGCGGGCGGCGTCAGCAAGAAGTTCGTGTGGGAAGCGGCGCGCGACTACGGGCTCCAG CTGCACCTCGTGGAGTCAGACCCCAACCACTTTGCATCCCAGTTGGTACAGACCTTCATCCACTTTGACATGACCGAGCACCGGAGGGATGAGGAGAATGCACGGCTGCTGGCAGAGTTGGTGCGGGCTCGCGGCCTAAAGCTAGATGGCTGCTTCTCCTACTGGGACGACTGCCTGGTGCTCACAGCCCTGCTCTGCCAGGAGCTGGGTCTGCCCTGCAGCCCCCCAGCTGCCAtgcgcctggccaagaagaaAAGCCTCACCCAGCTGCACCTGTTGCGCCACCATGGCCCACCCTGGCCTGCGCCCTCCCTCCATGCTGTGCCCTGCTGCCCACTGGAGAGCGAGGCTGATGTGGAGAGGGCCGTGCACCAGGTACCCCTGCCGGGTGTCATGAAGCTGGAGTTcggggcaggtgcagtgggcgTGCGGCTGGTAGAGGATGCACCACAGTGCCATGAGCACTTTTCCCGGATTACCCGAGACTTGCAGGGCGAGGCCGACCACCCGGGCattgggctgggctggggcaaTGCCATGCTGCTGATGGAGTTTGTGGAGGGCACCGAGCACGATGTGGACCTGGTGTTGTTTGGTGGGCGGCTGCTGGCTGCCTTTGTCTCCGACAATGGCCCTACCAGGCTGCCTGGCTTCACTGAGACGGCGGCCTGCATGCCCACCGGGCTGGCATCAGAGCAGGAGGCACAGATGGTGCAGGCAGCCTTCCGCTGTTGCCTGGGCTGCGGGCTGCTTGATGGGGTCTTCAACGTGGAGCTCAAGCTGACCGGGGCTGGGCCTCGGCTTATCGAGATCAACCCCCGCATGGGTGGCTTCTACCTGCGTGATTGGATCCTGGAGCTCTATGGCGTGGACCTGCTGCTGGCTGCTGTTATGGTGGCCTGCGGCCTGCGTCCTGCCCTGCCCACCCGCCCACGTGCTCGTGGCCACCTGGTAGGCGTCATGTGCCTTGTGTCCCAGCACCTGCAGGCCCTGAGTTCCACTGCCAGCCGTGAGACCCTGCAGGCCCTGCACGACCGTGGCCTGCTACGCCTCAATCTGCTGGAGGAGGCCCTGGTGCCTGGGGAGTACGAGGAGCCCTACTGCAGTGTGGCCTGTGCCGGGTCCAGTCCCACCGAGGCCCGCCTCCGCCTGCTGGGCCTCTGCCAGGGCCTGGGCATTGACGGGCCCAGCTACCCTGTTGCTCACTTCCTGTCTCACTTCAAATAG